The genomic DNA catatgtgaatttaaatttaactatgcaaatttaaaaaataaatatgaatagattagaaaggcaagaaatataaaagaaatatttttttatataaataaaataaaaattgaaaacaatgttaaatatatataatactttctacattaaaatatagaatcaaactcttacaagttacaacacatatgagatataacaacatttgatattggtaggagaggaggagagaatgtttactataagatggtaatccaaattagataatggagatgaatctttaaaaaatagaacaatgtaatatctatatatatataatactttctaaattaaaatatagaatcaaactcttacaacacatatgagatataacaacatttgatattggtgggagaggaagagagaatgattacttataagataataatccaaattagataaaggagataaatcttttaaaataaaaacaatgtaaaatatatatcatgtagtctctaaaattaaaatttagcattaacaatttacaatgatatttcattttttttttaaaacccatacaacaaaaataagaaatcaaaaataacaaaaaaaaaagaaaaatgatttgaggtattgtagaagagaatgagagaatgtgaaaatgagatagtaaaagaatgtcaatatgagagaatgatagattgagagaatgcttatttatatgataagaaatgatggaagttacatttagaactatggagttacaatagtaatttattgtgtttgaataaaattgagtggtagaatatgattaatgcataatttattttattttcagttataattttattttaatgtgtgagttaaatgtattgtgtttattggatcttaaatattgtttaaagcaattagaaagcaaataaaaaaataaaaaaaaattagaaaacattaaatgaaaatcaaccaataaggagagaccaaaaccttacttttatatatatgatatattgctttaaactttgaaatgagaaatatattataaacaataattttacatgagaaatatattaatttagccaaccaaaatatgaatataagtttagccaaccaaaataaataaaaaatattaaaatttaaccaaaaataatttctcttgaaagataataagttagtaggaggaatgaattaatgtacaattattggataggagttacatttgagttaaatggagttacatgtctttaattataaataaatattttaattttttataacctaaaataaaaggaataccaagtggctgaatcaaaattcacatgatttggttgtttgttgatataaactcaacacttacacataatatttcaaaataaaaaatattactttttaagtgacaaactaaattagttttcttataaaattatatgaattcttcaatctcaataatttttaaaatcccaaggataacttatatttttttggttttctctcatcaatttaatttatagtgctagatttcatactaatggtttcatctttagagaatttagtgaaatgatatttttaaaattatattttatttttatatttaagttccagttgaatatgttttgttttttggataatttttattttgattaaagacacaaaaaaccaattgtttaattatgttctttttgttttcaaaaacctcaaatcataaaaaaaaaatatatattatattgatctctgcagatttaacaattggatcacaaaacaaaatagtctttataaatggataaatggataattatattgatctttaaatattatattgatctttataaattatttaaaatgatacatgaatatgtgagataaccagagacataatagataattacatatggatcatttcaactttatgatcttattgtgtggtgaatattgtaaggaagtatgaaaataatgacttataagatgttaatataaaatagaaaatggagataaacattttaaaagattaaaataaatatataagatatacatatcatacaaactctaaaactaagcttttacaatgatatttgatttgattttttataacccatacaacaacaataacaaaaaaaaaaaaaaacaaaacaaaacaaaacaaaacaaaacaaaacaaaaaagagatttgagagtagtggaagaagatgagagaatgaaagagtgatagactaagaaaataagataatgagtatttataggaagagaaatgatgaaaaattacatttagaaaaatgagagttacaattctaatttagggggtggtattggtttgagatttatgaagatttttgaagagttcaacaaaatcattaaaaatgaataagtgaaagattgttaaagattgctagagagttttgttgattagttttataaaatcttgtaaagtcctctAAACATccctgtatttttgtgatactttccatgactttattttgtaaaaaaagtgtttaaaatcatgaaccaataacataataattgaattcattaacaatcctagattcttttgttttaattgaataacacaaaacttttaatgactttataaaagtctgaatccaataatccatatttgttaagattttaaatgactttttacaaatcacaaactaataacattaaactttaacagagtttaacaaaatattgatctaataacaacagattctatataacatttaaaatctttaaaactctattaaaatcttaaaccaataacccccacttattgttttgttttaatacaatggattaatacaacttagtggagaaataaagttaatgcataatttatagggagaagctataaagatttcagttttatattatgtgaggtaaatgtgaaaattaattgttttaaatttatgttttaatatatatatattttttaaaaattgcattgccaagtgaaCCAATAAgaagagactgaaactctacttttatatatatgatttccccacttaccattttttatttttttagaactCATTTACGCTATTTtacttgcatttttatttattttttaaaatctttccACTCAACAATTAGTCtacatgattttttcttttatgtttcgttcaaaagaaaaaaaaaagattttttcttttatgtaaaaaaatttgaaaaattgaacCAACTGAGAAAGATATCTCTAGCATTCTCCACAGCCCAAggaaattagttttttttagtaagaGGAGGCTTATCTAATAAATAATGTTGGCTTTTTGTAAAAATAGCAAGCTAATGTCATCAAGAAGGGGTAATATTATTAGTCGGCTTGCAGTCTCAGTATCTCCTTTGTTGTTCTTAACCTGAAGTATGGCATGTGTTTCTGCAAAAAGATAGAAATCAAAGAGGAAATGAAACAACAggagtttgaccaaaaaaaaaaaaaaatgaaacaacagGAAAAAACCCTACAACAACATATTTTCTAGTCATCAGTCTCTTAACACATATATACGTTTCACCAGTACCTAACCAATTGCTTCTCATCTGCTCTAAACGGGTTGCTATTTGCTAAGCAATCATCATGTGCTCAAGTAAAATGTTTCTTCTAGTTCTAGCTAGTTTTTACCGGAAGAGAGAACTGAATATTGATACACACGGATACATAAGCAAACCGCAGAACTCAACATCATCTCTTCTTTACCTGGCTAAATTGTAGACTCAGTCCTCTACTGTAAAAATCAATGTATTTAAGCATAAACATCCCACAGTCGTACCTGGGAATTATTACAAAAGACTAGTGTCAGTAGGTCTCTTCACTGCACAACATAAAAAGTGCTATAACAGAGACAAGGAATCAAATAAGCTTCTAACTGGAGAAGATGGTATTACAAAACTAATCTAGGTAACGTAACAGTAGCAGCAAACTAtgagaaaacattgttttttttttttttNattttttttttttttttttttttttttttttttttcatatatagacAATGAATGTTTGGAAGATTCTACAAAAGGAGGGTTTGCTAATAATGTAACTAAGATAATATTTCCTTACAAGTGAAGTGATCAATGACATAGCAAAATGGGTATGACATACGTATTTTGTTGCTTAGGAGATTCTGTAACGTATTCTTTGTTCCATGAACTAACGTCAATATCCTTTTCATTCTTGTCTTTTACTTCATCCACCAAGTACTTTGcctgaaacaataaaatattggtTCCATAATCATGGCATTGCATCTCCAAAGTACCAAAATGGACAGAGAGTTTAATAATCAATATAAGCTATACCGTACCAGAGCATCCAAAATTGTAGGATCAAATACTTCTTCCTTCAATGAATCAAAATACATGAACTTGTGTTCCCTATTGTTAATCACTGCCAGGGCCCAATGTATACCTATGTGGATCGGAACAAATATCTGCACaggtttcatcatcatcaatattcAAATTGGATTATaatatgtgagaaaaaaaaacatataacaaaaaggaaaacctCACTATGTCACAGTCAATAAGATTATATCCTAGCTTGCTATGGCCAGTCCATCTCCTGACAGCTTGGTAGTTGTAACCGAAGTCGCGTGCCAGCTGAACAAATGTAATTGAAAAATACATATAGGCTGTGAAGCTAGTCATGGGCCTCATGGCCACAAAAACGATCTAACATGAGGAAACATACAAGCATGATGAGAACTAAAACAGAAAGCAAACCTTAACGTAAAAGAAGGTATTGAAGAAATGACACTTGAAGAAGAACTTTTGGGGATCTctagtttctctctctttcagcaGCTCGAGATAGAGATTAATGAccttataaaacaaaataagggCAAAAAAACATAAGGAGTTTGGAAGAGATGAGATAATGAGGGAACAGATGacggaataataataataataaaaaaaaatacctcgTCGTTAAGCCATTGAGTTGGCATTAGGCATTGTAAAGTATTTCCAGCGATTTGAATATAGGATTTTTTATGCGAAACCAAGATCTTCATACTGAGATAATAGCAGCAATACAAAAAAGGACTGTGGTTAAATTCTCTTACAATCAGAAAGAATCATGCTTtctgaaaaaaacaacaaaataccTATTCGTCTCAGAGAAGGCACTGTTGACTTGAGCTACTTCCTCCTCTTTGAGCGGTAGGAAAGGTTCACGAgaaaacttcaaacaaaaatcaatacgAGAGCGCTTAAATAATGAAATCTAAAACAACCTCATCTTTTCGTTATCCTCCTAACAAAGTCATATCATTTGCGAAACAAGAAATTGAAGAGTGTAATGGTTTGAATCACCTCAACAAGCTTCTTTTTACCACCACTCCCATCCGTGGAAGAATGTTCCTCAATCCTATCATCGACAACTTCAACAACGTGGGCTTGTGAATCTTTATGGTTGCTACAGAGATCATCAGCTCTATGACGACGTCTTGCTGCTTTCTTTTTCAGTAACAGGGAAGCACGAACCCACAATTTGATTCTAAGAAATCCTCTGCAACAGGTGTGAAAGTCCTGTCTAAGACTCAATATCGATATTGTTGTGTTCTTACAAGCAGACGAAGAAACAGGTTTGTCCGAGATTGTGCGTTTCTTTCTCGAATCTAGGGAGTGTCGGAACGAGATGCTACGGTTGTGATTGCGACTACGACTGCCATGGTTGGGTACAACGGCCATAACAGagacagagatagagagagagagactagtTCAAAGAGTCCGTTCGTTTCTTCTGCAAGTGACTTGGCAAATAAATTGGGGAAAAGAAAgtgatggagaagatgaagcgGGAGATGCT from Camelina sativa cultivar DH55 chromosome 2, Cs, whole genome shotgun sequence includes the following:
- the LOC104754190 gene encoding putative ubiquitin-like-specific protease 1B — protein: MAVVPNHGSRSRNHNRSISFRHSLDSRKKRTISDKPVSSSACKNTTISILSLRQDFHTCCRGFLRIKLWVRASLLLKKKAARRRHRADDLCSNHKDSQAHVVEVVDDRIEEHSSTDGSGGKKKLVEFSREPFLPLKEEEVAQVNSAFSETNSMKILVSHKKSYIQIAGNTLQCLMPTQWLNDEVINLYLELLKERETRDPQKFFFKCHFFNTFFYVKLARDFGYNYQAVRRWTGHSKLGYNLIDCDIIFVPIHIGIHWALAVINNREHKFMYFDSLKEEVFDPTILDALAKYLVDEVKDKNEKDIDVSSWNKEYVTESPKQQNTYDCGMFMLKYIDFYSRGLSLQFSQKHMPYFRLRTTKEILRLQAD